From one Colletotrichum destructivum chromosome 3, complete sequence genomic stretch:
- a CDS encoding Putative Lipocalin-like domain-containing protein codes for MQPTEIIAILAGTYQLLNTSATRDGVPVEDRTYGSNPVGILSYSKSGYMSATITSTDPEHRPANLTFPFQDGQSDADWAQIGKHSIGYAGPFSLTDAIEATATSGQLVHGPLTVANVPTMVGVRQVRNYTTFENGNLLRISSQRDGSNRGELWWKRLD; via the exons ATGCAGCCTACAGAGATCATCGCCATTTTGGCCGGAACGTACCAGCTCCTTAACACATCAGC TACGCGCGACGGAGTGCCAGTAGAGGACAGGACGTACGGCTCCAACCCGGTCGGCATTCTTTCCTACAGCAAGTCCGGCTACATGTCGGCCACGATCACATCGACGGATCCCGAGCACCGACCCGCGAACTTGACATTTCCCTTCCAAGACGGCCAGTCCGACGCCGACTGGGCCCAGATCGGCAAGCACAGCATCGGATATGCCGGGCCGTTCTCGctcaccgacgccatcgaggccacTGCCACCTccggccagctcgtccaCGGCCCCTTGACCGTTGCAAACGTTCCCACCATGGTGGGAGTCAGGCAAGTGCGCAACTACACGACCTTTGAAAATGGGAACCTGCTCCGCATCTCCTCCCAGAGAGACGGCAGCAACAGAGGCGAGCTTTGGTGGAAGCGGTTGGATTGA
- a CDS encoding Putative ribonuclease H domain-containing protein yields the protein MMMGYDDDDGQGSRLFEHRASDPHRLVPRSELVVYDPRKQVFGLQMYSWQIKRVVPDPGSLVVYIDGACRDNGTPAARGSWGVYFGPRSQYNRRGLLAPDLPQTSSRAEIEALAQALDALHEITRRDYSLRHITIATDSEYLAHAMSLWIGDWIENEGLNARGRRVAHFETLKALHERLDEMTYGDEGGLDFMFWPIPGEENMEADRLANQAFE from the coding sequence atgatgatgggctacgacgatgacgatggccagGGGAGCCGGCTCTTTGAGCACCGCGCCAGCGACCCGCACAGGCTGGTGCCAAGATCAGAGCTCGTCGTTTACGACCCCCGGAAACAAGTCTTCGGCCTCCAGATGTACTCGTGGCAGATAAAACGCGTCGTACCCGACCCTGGATCCCTCGTCGTCTACATCGACGGCGCCTGCCGGGACAACGGGACCCCCGCGGCCCGGGGTTCGTGGGGCGTCTACTTCGGCCCCAGGTCCCAGTACAACCGCCGCGGCCTGCTCGCGCCGGACCTCCCGCAGACCAGCTCGcgcgccgagatcgaggcaCTGGCTCAGgcgctcgacgccctccaCGAGATCACGCGCCGCGACTACTCCCTGAGGCATATCACGATCGCGACGGACTCGGAATACCTCGCCCACGCCATGTCGCTGTGGATCGGGGACTGGATCGAGAACGAGGGGCTGAAcgcccgcggccgccgggtcGCGCACTTCGAGACGCTCAAGGCGCTGCACGAGCGGCTCGACGAAATGACgtacggcgacgaaggcgggcTGGACTTCATGTTCTGGCCGATACCAGGGGAAGAGAACATGGAGGCCGACAGGCTGGCCAACCAGGCTTTTGAGTAG